In one window of Mytilus galloprovincialis chromosome 6, xbMytGall1.hap1.1, whole genome shotgun sequence DNA:
- the LOC143080584 gene encoding uncharacterized protein LOC143080584 isoform X2 encodes MDQEENVVAEPLTDDEPASESSTTIQNMNYSGPKVPFDAKDKTPNYDAEEKIVLFIDKSYIKSCIGLLRLIQVIFSMIALISLTTAGKKDGDFLQLPLSWHFRVMVFVLLLTSMTSLTLWIINATGLILALPLNWYLLDTVVYSLFSFLYLVGTSLVANAFDFYGKIRSNIPRTMIQQLIFCVVLGYICMCLYGLTALVGYKRWNIYMLLLY; translated from the exons ATGGATCAAGAAGAAAATGTGGTAGCAGAACCATTGACAGATGATGAACCTGCATCAGAATCTTCTACTACCATTCAGAATATGAATTATTCTGGACCAAAAGTACCATTTGATGCAAAAGATAAAACACCAAACTATGATGCAGAAGAAAAGATTGTTCTGTTTATTGATAAATCATACATAAAGTCCTGCATTGGGTTGCTGAGACTGATTCAAGTG attttCTCAATGATTGCATTAATAAGTTTGACCACAGCAGGGAAGAAAGATGGGGACTTTTTACAATTACCTCTCAGCTGGCATTTCCGTGTAATGGTATTTGTTCTACTGCTGACATCCATGACAAGTCTGACTTTATGGATAATTAATGCCACAGGATTAATTCTTGCTCTGCCACTTAACTGGTACTTACTG GATACAGTTGTGTATTCCCTGTTTTCTTTCCTATATTTAGTGGGAACATCATTAGTGGCCAATGCTTTTGATTTCTATGGGAAGATAAGGAGTAACATCCCCAGAACTATGATTCAGCAGCTTATATTCTGTGTT gTGCTTGGTTACATCTGTATGTGTTTATATGGCCTGACAGCACTGGTAGGCTATAAACGATggaatatttacatgttattattatattga
- the LOC143080584 gene encoding uncharacterized protein LOC143080584 isoform X1, whose amino-acid sequence MDQEENVVAEPLTDDEPASESSTTIQNMNYSGPKVPFDAKDKTPNYDAEEKIVLFIDKSYIKSCIGLLRLIQVIFSMIALISLTTAGKKDGDFLQLPLSWHFRVMVFVLLLTSMTSLTLWIINATGLILALPLNWYLLDTVVYSLFSFLYLVGTSLVANAFDFYGKIRSNIPRTMIQQLIFCVVLGYICMCLYGLTALVGYKRWDIQHKLFKRRRLLEEDQDLEI is encoded by the exons ATGGATCAAGAAGAAAATGTGGTAGCAGAACCATTGACAGATGATGAACCTGCATCAGAATCTTCTACTACCATTCAGAATATGAATTATTCTGGACCAAAAGTACCATTTGATGCAAAAGATAAAACACCAAACTATGATGCAGAAGAAAAGATTGTTCTGTTTATTGATAAATCATACATAAAGTCCTGCATTGGGTTGCTGAGACTGATTCAAGTG attttCTCAATGATTGCATTAATAAGTTTGACCACAGCAGGGAAGAAAGATGGGGACTTTTTACAATTACCTCTCAGCTGGCATTTCCGTGTAATGGTATTTGTTCTACTGCTGACATCCATGACAAGTCTGACTTTATGGATAATTAATGCCACAGGATTAATTCTTGCTCTGCCACTTAACTGGTACTTACTG GATACAGTTGTGTATTCCCTGTTTTCTTTCCTATATTTAGTGGGAACATCATTAGTGGCCAATGCTTTTGATTTCTATGGGAAGATAAGGAGTAACATCCCCAGAACTATGATTCAGCAGCTTATATTCTGTGTT gTGCTTGGTTACATCTGTATGTGTTTATATGGCCTGACAGCACTGGTAGGCTATAAACGATGGGATATTCAACATAAACTCTTTAAAAGAAGAAGATTACTGGAAGAAGATCAAGATTTAGAAATATGA